One genomic segment of Streptomyces sp. RerS4 includes these proteins:
- a CDS encoding cytochrome P450, whose translation MTLPAQRHVTATGGEPGPGRELAEPGFWQRPPADRLAAFARLRALDSPVFVPEGSGHWALVRHADVQEASRLPKVFASAPGVTTPEPARWVRALFGDSMVNLDGPDHAQLRKIVQRAFTPRLLAAAEADIHAVAARIVDDVLAERPDEFVSAVASRLPLEVICNMMGIPERYRAEIADRVDHASENIGVERRLASRLRMPGRGLRALARMQRMVAGIGRERRRNPTDDLISALVCANVDGQALGARQLGAFFSLLMVAGVETTRNAITHGLTLLTDFPDQRDLLLSDFEKYADGAVDEMIRHSTPIIQFRRTVAAEHTLGGRLFHPGEKVVLYYASANRDEAVFPDPDAFVITRSPNPHLGFGGGGPHFCLGAHLARVEMKALFRELLTRPVGLRAVGLPDLAGSNFDNRVRSLRFAFEQPAGRP comes from the coding sequence ATGACACTCCCGGCCCAGCGACACGTCACCGCCACCGGCGGGGAGCCCGGCCCCGGCAGGGAACTGGCCGAGCCGGGTTTCTGGCAGCGGCCGCCCGCCGACCGGCTGGCCGCCTTCGCCCGGCTGCGCGCCCTCGACTCCCCGGTGTTCGTCCCGGAGGGCTCCGGGCACTGGGCCCTCGTCCGGCACGCGGACGTACAGGAGGCGAGCCGCCTGCCGAAGGTGTTCGCGAGCGCGCCCGGCGTCACCACGCCCGAGCCGGCTCGTTGGGTGCGGGCGTTGTTCGGGGACTCGATGGTGAACCTGGACGGCCCCGATCACGCTCAGCTGCGCAAGATCGTGCAGCGGGCGTTCACGCCCCGGCTGTTGGCCGCGGCGGAGGCGGACATCCACGCGGTCGCGGCCCGGATCGTGGACGACGTCCTGGCGGAGCGGCCCGACGAGTTCGTCTCGGCAGTGGCCTCCCGGCTGCCCTTGGAGGTCATCTGCAACATGATGGGCATCCCCGAGCGCTACCGGGCGGAGATCGCCGACCGGGTCGACCACGCCTCGGAGAACATCGGCGTCGAGCGCCGGCTGGCGTCCCGGCTGCGGATGCCCGGACGCGGCCTGCGGGCGCTGGCCCGGATGCAGCGGATGGTCGCGGGCATCGGCCGGGAGCGGCGCAGGAATCCCACCGACGACCTGATCTCCGCCCTGGTGTGCGCGAACGTGGACGGGCAGGCGCTGGGAGCGCGCCAACTGGGGGCGTTCTTCAGCCTGCTGATGGTGGCGGGCGTCGAGACCACCCGGAACGCGATCACGCACGGGCTGACGCTGCTCACCGACTTCCCCGACCAACGGGACCTGTTGCTGTCGGACTTCGAGAAGTACGCCGACGGCGCCGTCGACGAGATGATCCGGCACTCGACGCCGATCATCCAGTTCCGCCGGACCGTGGCCGCCGAACACACCCTGGGCGGCCGGCTGTTCCACCCCGGCGAGAAGGTGGTGCTGTACTACGCCTCCGCCAACCGTGACGAGGCCGTCTTCCCCGATCCGGACGCCTTCGTCATCACCCGCTCCCCCAACCCCCACCTGGGTTTCGGCGGGGGTGGCCCGCACTTCTGCCTGGGCGCGCACCTGGCCCGGGTGGAGATGAAGGCGCTGTTTCGGGAGTTGCTGACCCGGCCGGTGGGGTTGCGTGCGGTGGGGCTGCCGGATCTGGCGGGGTCCAACTTCGACAACCGGGTCCGCTCGCTGCGGTTCGCCTTCGAGCAGCCCGCCGGCCGACCCTGA